A window of the Phycicoccus sp. M110.8 genome harbors these coding sequences:
- a CDS encoding metalloregulator ArsR/SmtB family transcription factor — protein sequence MMDDSLSTTFAALADPTRRAILERLAQGDATVGELAEPFAMSLPAISKHLSVLERAGLVTKDRDGVRRHCRISATPLRSATTWLEEYRRFWEANLDSLDAYLTHIQQHPEEQQP from the coding sequence ATGATGGACGACTCGCTCAGCACCACCTTCGCCGCCCTCGCCGACCCCACGCGCCGCGCCATCCTCGAGCGCCTCGCGCAGGGCGACGCGACGGTGGGCGAGCTGGCCGAGCCGTTCGCGATGAGCCTGCCGGCGATCTCCAAGCACCTCTCGGTGCTCGAGCGCGCCGGCCTGGTCACCAAGGACCGCGACGGGGTGCGACGCCACTGCCGCATCTCCGCCACGCCCTTGAGGTCCGCGACCACCTGGCTCGAGGAGTACCGCCGCTTCTGGGAGGCCAACCTCGACAGCCTGGACGCCTACCTCACCCACATCCAGCAGCACCCGGAGGAACAGCA